In Burkholderia sp. WP9, a genomic segment contains:
- the purT gene encoding formate-dependent phosphoribosylglycinamide formyltransferase codes for MQIGQRIGTPLSESATRVMLLGAGELGKEVIIALQRLGVEVIAVDRYPNAPGHQVAHRAYVIDMTDRAALRALVEQERPHLIVPEIEAIATDELAAIEADALAEVIPTARATQLTMNREGIRRLAAEELGLPTSPYAFADSLDELRAGIAKVGYPCVVKPVMSSSGKGQSVLRSDADVEPAWQYAMAGGRVNHGRVIVEGFIDFEYEITQLTVRAIDPASGEVSTYFCDPIGHVQVAGDYVESWQPQPMSPLALERSREVAHKVTAALGGRGLFGVELFVRGDDVWFSEVSPRPHDTGLVTLCSQRFSEFELHARAILGLPVDTSLRAPGASAVIYGGLDETGIAFEGVAAALAVPNSDLRLFGKPESFVKRRMGVALATGDSTDEARSRAKQAAAAVRPVSAK; via the coding sequence ATGCAGATCGGCCAACGGATCGGCACGCCCCTTTCTGAATCCGCCACGCGTGTCATGCTGCTCGGCGCCGGCGAGCTCGGCAAGGAAGTGATCATCGCGTTGCAACGGCTGGGCGTCGAAGTGATCGCCGTCGACCGTTACCCGAACGCGCCGGGTCACCAGGTCGCGCACCGCGCGTACGTGATCGACATGACGGATCGCGCCGCGTTGCGCGCGCTGGTCGAACAGGAGCGCCCGCATCTGATCGTCCCCGAGATCGAGGCGATCGCGACCGACGAACTCGCCGCTATCGAGGCCGACGCGCTCGCCGAAGTGATCCCAACGGCGCGCGCCACGCAGCTCACCATGAACCGCGAAGGCATCCGCCGTCTGGCCGCCGAGGAACTCGGCCTGCCGACCTCGCCGTACGCCTTCGCCGACTCGCTCGACGAACTGCGCGCGGGCATCGCCAAAGTTGGCTACCCGTGCGTGGTGAAGCCGGTCATGTCGTCGTCGGGCAAGGGGCAGTCGGTGCTGCGCAGCGACGCCGACGTCGAACCCGCATGGCAATACGCCATGGCCGGCGGCCGGGTGAACCACGGCCGCGTGATCGTTGAAGGCTTTATCGACTTCGAATACGAAATCACGCAGTTGACCGTGCGCGCCATCGACCCGGCGAGCGGTGAAGTCAGCACGTATTTCTGCGACCCGATCGGCCACGTGCAGGTGGCGGGCGATTACGTCGAATCGTGGCAGCCGCAGCCCATGAGCCCGCTCGCGCTCGAACGTTCGCGTGAAGTGGCGCACAAGGTCACGGCCGCGCTCGGCGGGCGAGGTTTGTTCGGCGTGGAACTTTTCGTGCGCGGCGATGACGTATGGTTTTCGGAAGTGAGTCCGCGTCCGCATGACACCGGTCTCGTCACGCTGTGCTCGCAGCGCTTTTCGGAATTCGAATTGCACGCGCGCGCGATCCTCGGTTTGCCGGTGGATACGTCGCTGCGGGCGCCGGGTGCGTCGGCGGTGATTTACGGCGGCCTCGACGAGACCGGTATTGCTTTCGAAGGTGTCGCCGCGGCGTTGGCGGTGCCGAATTCGGACCTGCGCCTGTTCGGCAAGCCGGAGAGTTTCGTCAAGCGCCGCATGGGCGTGGCGCTCGCCACGGGCGACAGCACCGACGAAGCACGCTCGCGTGCGAAGCAGGCTGCGGCGGCGGTGCGGCCGGTGTCGGCGAAGTAA
- a CDS encoding glycoside hydrolase family 15 protein: protein MPAHIEDYALVGDGHTAALISREGSVDWLCWPRFDSGACFAALLGTPGNGRWLISPVSDTPPTVTRRYRGETLILETHFDTPEGAVTLVDFMPPGNGWSELVRIVVGQRGTVRMKMELVLRFDYGFSIPWVDRLKHDSGIKAIVGPDTAVLRTPVALRGEDMKTVAEFTVSEGERVPFSLAYSPSHLRIPPARDPHTSLARTENHWLEWSARSTVEGRWAEPIRRSLITLKALAYEPTGGIVAAPTTSLPEQLGGTRNWDYRYCWLRDATITLLAMMRGGYFDEARAWRSWLGRVMAGAPDQLQIMYGIAGERRLPEFELDWLPGYQDAKPVRVGNNAVGQRQLDVYGEVMNALHLARVGGLQADDTAWNVQRALLSHLDTIWREPDEGIWETRGGRQHFTFSKVMAWVAYDRAIRSAEMFKLDGPLDEWRATREQIHAEVCEKAWNPALNAFSQSYGTDQLDASVLLMPLVGFLRPQDPRVKGTVAAIEKDLMHDGFVMRYRTTEYDDGLPPGEGTFLACSFWMVDNLALQGRLDEAIAMYERLLALCNDVGLLAEEYDPGAQRLVGNFPQAFSHVALVHTGLNLMKHEQAMAQATGQPPHNGTGETELDVAASPDSGTATSPVA from the coding sequence ATGCCCGCACACATCGAAGACTATGCGCTCGTCGGCGACGGCCACACGGCCGCGCTCATCTCCCGCGAAGGTTCCGTCGACTGGCTCTGCTGGCCGCGCTTCGATTCCGGCGCCTGCTTCGCCGCGCTGCTCGGCACGCCCGGCAACGGCCGCTGGCTGATCTCGCCGGTCTCGGACACGCCGCCCACCGTCACCCGCCGCTATCGCGGCGAAACACTGATTCTCGAAACCCATTTCGATACGCCCGAGGGCGCCGTCACGCTGGTCGATTTCATGCCGCCGGGCAATGGCTGGTCGGAACTGGTGCGGATCGTCGTCGGCCAACGCGGCACGGTGCGCATGAAGATGGAACTCGTGCTGCGCTTCGATTATGGTTTCTCGATTCCGTGGGTCGACCGCCTTAAGCACGACAGCGGCATCAAGGCGATCGTCGGGCCCGATACCGCCGTGTTGCGCACACCGGTCGCGTTGCGCGGCGAAGACATGAAAACGGTCGCCGAATTCACCGTCAGCGAAGGCGAGCGGGTGCCGTTCTCACTGGCTTATTCGCCCTCGCATCTACGCATTCCGCCGGCGCGCGACCCGCATACGTCGCTTGCGCGCACCGAGAACCACTGGCTCGAATGGTCGGCGCGCAGCACGGTCGAAGGACGCTGGGCCGAGCCGATCCGCCGCTCGCTGATCACGCTCAAGGCGCTCGCCTACGAGCCGACCGGCGGTATCGTCGCCGCGCCCACGACTTCGCTGCCGGAGCAACTCGGCGGCACCCGCAACTGGGACTACCGCTATTGCTGGCTACGCGACGCCACGATCACGCTGCTCGCCATGATGCGCGGCGGCTACTTCGACGAAGCCCGCGCGTGGCGCTCCTGGCTTGGCCGCGTCATGGCCGGTGCGCCGGATCAGTTGCAGATCATGTATGGCATCGCGGGCGAGCGGCGTTTGCCCGAGTTCGAACTCGACTGGCTGCCGGGCTATCAGGACGCGAAACCGGTGCGGGTCGGCAATAACGCGGTCGGCCAACGCCAGCTCGACGTCTATGGCGAAGTGATGAATGCGCTGCATCTCGCGCGGGTCGGTGGCCTGCAGGCGGACGACACGGCGTGGAACGTGCAGCGCGCGCTGCTCTCCCACCTCGACACGATCTGGCGGGAACCCGACGAAGGCATCTGGGAAACGCGCGGCGGCCGCCAGCATTTCACCTTCTCGAAGGTGATGGCATGGGTCGCCTACGACCGTGCCATCCGCTCGGCGGAAATGTTCAAGCTCGACGGCCCGCTCGACGAATGGCGCGCCACCCGCGAGCAAATCCATGCGGAAGTCTGCGAAAAGGCATGGAATCCCGCGCTTAACGCGTTTTCGCAGTCCTACGGCACCGACCAGCTCGATGCGAGCGTGCTGTTGATGCCGCTGGTGGGCTTTCTGCGGCCGCAAGATCCGCGCGTCAAAGGCACCGTGGCGGCCATCGAGAAGGACTTGATGCATGACGGTTTCGTGATGCGCTATCGCACCACCGAATACGACGACGGCCTGCCGCCAGGAGAAGGCACGTTTCTCGCGTGTTCGTTCTGGATGGTGGACAACCTCGCGCTGCAAGGCCGCCTCGACGAAGCGATCGCCATGTACGAACGGCTGCTCGCGCTCTGCAACGATGTCGGTTTGCTCGCGGAAGAGTACGATCCGGGTGCGCAGCGCCTGGTGGGCAACTTTCCACAGGCTTTTTCGCATGTGGCCCTCGTGCATACCGGCCTGAACCTGATGAAGCACGAACAGGCGATGGCGCAGGCGACAGGGCAACCTCCCCATAACGGCACCGGAGAAACAGAACTTGATGTTGCGGCAAGCCCCGATAGCGGCACGGCAACATCGCCAGTAGCATGA
- a CDS encoding lactonase family protein, whose translation MLRRHRAATRAVAGSHLPAVDGTSQRAGQAAPSRSARSIIKGFALMVSIVASHAFAQDSGPVPADGVYDMLVGTYTGARSEGLYVYRFDTKTGEATRVSVAQTVNPSYLVVSRDRRFVYAVNELPGDNGPASQRGGISAFRFDAASGQLTFLNKVSADGNDPCYLSLSPDGKYLLAANYSVAADPGGSFAVFPLQADGQVGASVLTVHHEGGGPVKGRQDNSHVHSTVFSPDGHYLFAQDLGADKLYSYRYTPDGSRGLFGPTDWRYTQEKAGTGPRHLVFGADGKHAYLTSELAATVSTFNYDGGKLTQVQTVPLTEPGFKGAVGAAAIHLSPDGRFLYATNRGDANEIVIFSVDPTNGHLRKIGHQSSLGKSPREFAIDPTGNWLIVGNQNSDTVYVFKRDQQSGLLEANPKHFELGSPVDFKLVSPS comes from the coding sequence ATGCTTCGTCGTCACCGGGCCGCGACGCGTGCCGTTGCAGGTTCTCACCTGCCTGCTGTTGATGGCACTTCACAACGCGCGGGGCAAGCTGCTCCGTCGCGCTCCGCCCGCTCGATAATAAAAGGTTTCGCGCTCATGGTCTCGATTGTTGCTTCGCACGCGTTTGCGCAAGATTCCGGCCCGGTTCCCGCCGACGGTGTCTACGACATGCTGGTCGGCACGTACACCGGCGCCAGGAGTGAAGGCTTGTACGTCTATCGCTTCGACACGAAGACGGGCGAAGCGACGCGCGTCTCGGTCGCGCAGACGGTCAATCCGTCGTATCTTGTGGTGAGCCGCGACCGCCGTTTCGTCTACGCGGTCAACGAACTGCCCGGTGACAATGGCCCGGCCTCCCAGCGCGGCGGCATCAGCGCGTTTCGATTCGACGCCGCGAGCGGCCAGCTGACGTTCCTCAACAAGGTGTCGGCGGACGGCAATGATCCGTGCTATCTGAGCCTCTCGCCGGACGGCAAATATCTGCTGGCCGCGAACTACTCAGTGGCAGCCGACCCGGGCGGCAGTTTCGCCGTGTTTCCGTTGCAGGCCGACGGCCAGGTCGGCGCGTCCGTGCTCACGGTGCATCACGAAGGCGGTGGTCCGGTGAAGGGCCGCCAGGACAATTCGCACGTTCACTCCACCGTGTTCTCGCCGGACGGCCACTATCTGTTCGCGCAGGATCTCGGCGCGGACAAGCTGTACTCGTACCGCTACACACCTGATGGCAGCCGCGGCCTGTTCGGCCCGACCGACTGGCGCTACACCCAGGAGAAAGCGGGCACGGGGCCGCGCCATCTGGTGTTCGGCGCGGACGGCAAGCACGCGTATCTGACCAGCGAACTGGCCGCCACGGTCAGCACGTTCAATTACGACGGCGGCAAGCTCACGCAGGTGCAGACCGTGCCGCTGACCGAGCCGGGCTTCAAGGGCGCGGTAGGCGCGGCGGCGATTCATCTGTCGCCGGACGGGCGCTTTCTGTATGCCACCAATCGCGGCGACGCGAATGAGATCGTGATCTTTTCGGTGGACCCGACCAACGGGCATCTCAGGAAGATCGGGCATCAATCGAGCCTCGGCAAGTCGCCGCGCGAATTCGCGATCGATCCGACCGGCAACTGGCTGATCGTCGGCAATCAGAATAGCGATACCGTGTATGTGTTCAAACGCGATCAACAGAGCGGTTTGCTCGAAGCGAATCCGAAGCACTTCGAGCTTGGATCGCCGGTGGATTTCAAACTGGTCTCGCCGTCGTAA
- a CDS encoding DNA translocase FtsK: MQTVVFGWFGGSAVWFIPLVWRLVKSALPGGAGLRGPGTIRLWLGFVCVLVASCTLEASLIGVAGVNGFGHALAAGFGHLLGHIGTPLAALALLLISLPWLIDFRWRDFAAWADGAFGLGLSRGLAKRDEEARRHRSVDDGLPSHVSPTTNTMAPKTNGRYARPTVWRPPARGRDAAAGAAAAAAGKDASARGVGASWRSGAAAPRGQTQSEPVLHTGAATTSPRHVPMQTQSLNPDKAAWMPAEPVAPTGWLRDSGSRMAAPAEDSVAGSGASGAAARDSASQVGRRSAGEQRAVGSSGFGAGLAAGAAFARGAAAAGAVGTVGATSAAATGTASAARTVGGAAAAGAAGAAGRAAMPTRVAQTSTHAAAMARGVPGAASHSTAGSVGNSTTGAGRPSVAAQGTSAPAASVNRAAAPRQAFPAAPRSGDDMPASATRRAPPSFTRPMPTTQKVTPPPSVQETLRSIAENAARWTDLAGVSLARSSSADAPKVTSAPDALGSFEVRPSGGDMARAEVLETPLMPLTPDEAVPSFDVVESASADDSVKAPIETTRTETAIEVPLEVRHEPVVQWPIEPPIIQRPLTAAPVVEPVFAAPAAAAAAAAAAAAPAPAPAPAPAPAPAPAPAPASQYVPSVATPTPFQIFAAQLQASEAHADEPPLEDDSAQLAPHADSHASPTAEVAQTPSQPADHSEVIASEVAGQPTTSAATEHVKAAAPVIEPPSAVPAYAPVASVVFDKTLAPWEAELDAVLAQHAASSSSGPAVASVAASSEAVATHDVMPSLSGARLDESTAPVQMEAVDSPALPDATQASDASTSTHAANVTAAMPPLNVASHASNSPTTEHVPNASAAMLPQSIVPHASESPATAYADNTAAAEPPPTIVVQASNVVRFPGFAVHAAPVASDVVADEPVAVEDRVNEAAFAPAASAPLAAAPLDAKPLDATPPAAPTTTAPPSTGAAEPTVQRPPLRGHSPTNGFEFRAPAASMVELPTLDLLAPADIDVEPVSEEKLIETGLLIEQRLQEFKVPVTVVGASAGPVITRFEVEPALGVRGSQIVGLMKDLSRGLGLTSIRVVETIPGKTCMGLELPNAKRQTIRLSEILEASVYQNSHSQLTLAMGKDITGHPVVADLAKAPHMLVAGTTGSGKSVAINAMICSLLFKATPEEVRLIMIDPKMLELSVYEGIPHLLAPVVTDMKLAANALNWCVGEMEKRYRLMSAVGVRNLAGFNQKIRDTEAKGKKLGNPFSLTPEAPEPLAPLPLIVVVIDELADLMMVAGKKIEELIARLAQKARAAGIHLILATQRPSVDVITGLIKANIPTRVAFQVSSKIDSRTILDQMGAESLLGQGDMLFLPPGTGYPQRVHGAFVADEEVHRIVEYLKQFGEPQYEEGILDGPATEGGAAQDLFGESPDAEADPLYDEAVAFVVRTRRASISSVQRQLRIGYNRAARLVEQMETAGLVSAMGINGSREVLAPGPAE; encoded by the coding sequence ATGCAAACGGTAGTTTTCGGCTGGTTCGGCGGGTCAGCCGTCTGGTTCATTCCTCTTGTGTGGCGTCTCGTGAAGTCCGCGCTGCCGGGCGGCGCAGGCTTGCGCGGCCCCGGCACGATCCGGCTTTGGCTCGGCTTCGTCTGCGTGCTGGTGGCGAGCTGCACACTCGAAGCGTCGCTGATCGGCGTGGCCGGTGTGAATGGCTTCGGCCACGCGCTGGCCGCGGGCTTCGGTCATCTGCTCGGGCATATCGGCACACCTCTCGCGGCGCTCGCGCTGCTGCTGATCAGCCTGCCCTGGCTGATCGATTTCCGCTGGCGCGACTTCGCCGCATGGGCCGACGGCGCGTTCGGCCTCGGCCTGTCGCGCGGCCTCGCCAAACGCGACGAGGAAGCGCGCCGTCATCGCAGTGTCGACGACGGCTTGCCGTCGCACGTTTCGCCAACCACCAATACGATGGCGCCGAAAACCAATGGACGTTACGCGCGCCCCACGGTGTGGCGGCCGCCCGCGCGCGGGCGCGACGCGGCCGCGGGCGCCGCTGCGGCTGCCGCGGGCAAGGATGCGTCGGCGCGTGGCGTCGGCGCGAGCTGGCGCAGCGGGGCGGCGGCGCCGCGCGGTCAGACGCAGTCCGAGCCGGTGCTGCACACGGGCGCAGCGACGACATCGCCGCGCCATGTACCGATGCAAACGCAATCACTCAACCCGGACAAAGCCGCGTGGATGCCGGCCGAGCCGGTCGCACCGACCGGCTGGTTGCGCGACTCCGGATCACGCATGGCTGCGCCGGCGGAGGATTCGGTCGCCGGATCGGGTGCATCCGGTGCCGCGGCTCGCGACAGCGCATCGCAGGTTGGACGTCGGTCGGCTGGCGAGCAGCGGGCCGTCGGATCGTCAGGGTTCGGTGCCGGCCTCGCGGCAGGTGCGGCCTTCGCTCGGGGTGCGGCTGCAGCTGGTGCAGTGGGTACAGTGGGTGCAACTTCGGCAGCCGCGACAGGCACTGCGAGTGCGGCACGTACTGTGGGTGGTGCAGCTGCGGCGGGCGCGGCAGGTGCCGCGGGCCGCGCGGCTATGCCAACCAGAGTGGCTCAGACATCGACGCACGCGGCGGCAATGGCGCGCGGCGTCCCCGGCGCGGCCTCGCACTCGACTGCGGGGTCCGTGGGCAACTCAACCACCGGCGCGGGTCGTCCGTCGGTGGCGGCCCAAGGCACCTCTGCCCCGGCGGCTTCGGTCAATCGCGCCGCGGCGCCCCGGCAGGCTTTCCCGGCCGCCCCGCGTTCAGGCGACGACATGCCGGCGTCGGCGACGCGCCGGGCGCCGCCCAGCTTCACGCGGCCTATGCCCACGACGCAGAAAGTCACGCCGCCTCCGAGTGTGCAGGAGACGCTTCGCAGCATTGCTGAAAACGCCGCCCGCTGGACCGACCTTGCCGGGGTGAGCCTCGCGCGCAGCAGCAGCGCGGACGCCCCGAAAGTCACGAGCGCGCCGGACGCGTTGGGGTCGTTCGAGGTTCGGCCATCGGGCGGGGATATGGCGCGAGCGGAGGTACTCGAGACGCCTTTGATGCCATTGACGCCGGACGAGGCTGTGCCTTCGTTCGACGTTGTGGAAAGTGCATCGGCTGACGACTCGGTAAAAGCGCCGATCGAAACGACGCGCACGGAAACCGCGATCGAAGTGCCGCTGGAGGTCAGGCACGAGCCCGTCGTGCAATGGCCGATCGAGCCACCGATCATTCAACGACCGTTGACGGCGGCGCCCGTAGTCGAGCCTGTGTTTGCGGCTCCGGCTGCGGCTGCGGCTGCGGCTGCGGCTGCGGCTGCACCTGCACCTGCACCTGCGCCTGCGCCTGCGCCTGCGCCTGCGCCTGCGCCTGCGCCTGCGTCGCAGTATGTGCCATCGGTTGCTACACCTACGCCGTTTCAGATCTTCGCGGCGCAGTTGCAAGCGAGCGAAGCTCACGCGGACGAACCGCCGCTCGAAGACGACTCAGCGCAGCTGGCACCTCACGCCGACAGCCACGCGAGCCCGACAGCTGAAGTCGCGCAAACGCCTAGCCAGCCGGCGGATCATTCAGAAGTCATCGCATCTGAGGTTGCCGGGCAGCCAACTACATCCGCGGCCACCGAACACGTTAAAGCAGCCGCACCGGTCATCGAGCCGCCATCCGCTGTGCCGGCGTATGCCCCGGTCGCTTCCGTCGTGTTCGATAAAACCCTCGCGCCTTGGGAAGCCGAACTCGATGCCGTCCTGGCGCAACACGCGGCTTCGTCGTCGAGCGGGCCGGCTGTCGCTAGCGTTGCCGCGTCGAGTGAAGCCGTGGCGACGCATGACGTCATGCCGTCGCTGAGCGGAGCGCGCCTTGACGAATCCACTGCACCGGTCCAAATGGAAGCCGTGGACTCCCCTGCCCTGCCGGACGCGACCCAGGCATCGGACGCGTCAACCAGCACGCACGCTGCAAACGTAACCGCAGCAATGCCACCACTCAACGTAGCGTCGCATGCGTCGAACTCGCCCACCACCGAGCACGTTCCAAACGCATCGGCCGCAATGCTGCCGCAAAGCATCGTGCCGCACGCGTCGGAATCGCCGGCCACCGCATACGCTGACAACACAGCAGCCGCAGAGCCGCCACCCACCATCGTGGTGCAGGCATCGAACGTGGTTCGCTTTCCGGGCTTCGCGGTTCACGCCGCGCCCGTGGCATCCGATGTCGTTGCCGACGAACCGGTCGCCGTGGAAGACCGCGTCAACGAGGCCGCCTTCGCGCCAGCAGCATCCGCACCGCTCGCGGCAGCACCGCTCGACGCAAAGCCACTCGACGCAACACCCCCCGCTGCACCGACCACAACCGCGCCCCCATCCACCGGGGCCGCCGAACCCACCGTCCAACGCCCCCCGCTGCGCGGCCACAGCCCCACCAACGGCTTCGAGTTCCGCGCACCCGCGGCTTCGATGGTCGAACTGCCCACGCTCGACCTGCTCGCGCCCGCAGACATCGACGTCGAACCGGTCTCCGAAGAAAAGCTCATCGAAACCGGCCTGCTGATCGAACAGCGTCTGCAGGAATTCAAGGTGCCGGTGACCGTTGTCGGCGCGTCGGCCGGGCCGGTCATCACGCGCTTCGAAGTCGAGCCGGCGCTTGGCGTGCGCGGCAGTCAGATCGTCGGTCTGATGAAGGATCTGTCGCGCGGGCTCGGCCTGACATCCATCCGCGTGGTCGAGACGATTCCCGGCAAGACCTGCATGGGTCTGGAATTGCCGAACGCCAAGCGCCAGACCATCCGCCTGTCCGAAATTCTCGAAGCCAGCGTCTACCAGAACTCGCATTCCCAGTTGACGCTCGCCATGGGCAAGGACATCACCGGCCATCCGGTGGTCGCCGATCTGGCGAAGGCGCCGCACATGCTGGTCGCGGGCACGACCGGTTCGGGCAAGTCGGTGGCGATCAACGCGATGATCTGCTCGCTGCTCTTCAAGGCGACGCCCGAGGAAGTACGCCTCATCATGATCGATCCGAAGATGCTGGAGCTATCGGTCTACGAAGGCATTCCGCATCTGCTCGCGCCGGTCGTCACCGACATGAAGCTGGCCGCCAACGCGCTGAACTGGTGCGTCGGCGAAATGGAAAAGCGCTACCGCCTGATGTCCGCGGTCGGCGTGCGCAATCTGGCCGGTTTCAACCAGAAAATCCGCGACACCGAAGCCAAGGGCAAGAAGCTCGGCAACCCGTTCTCGCTGACGCCGGAAGCGCCCGAACCGCTCGCGCCGCTGCCGCTGATCGTGGTCGTGATCGATGAGCTGGCCGACCTGATGATGGTGGCCGGCAAGAAGATCGAAGAACTGATCGCGCGGCTCGCGCAGAAGGCGCGCGCCGCCGGCATCCACCTGATCCTGGCGACGCAGCGTCCTTCGGTCGACGTGATCACGGGGCTCATCAAGGCGAACATTCCGACGCGCGTGGCGTTCCAGGTATCGTCGAAGATCGACTCGCGCACGATTCTCGATCAGATGGGTGCCGAGTCGCTGCTGGGCCAGGGCGACATGCTGTTCCTGCCGCCCGGCACGGGCTACCCGCAACGGGTACACGGCGCGTTCGTCGCCGACGAGGAAGTGCATCGGATCGTCGAGTATCTGAAGCAGTTCGGCGAGCCGCAGTACGAGGAAGGCATTCTCGACGGCCCGGCCACCGAGGGCGGCGCAGCGCAAGACCTGTTCGGCGAATCGCCGGACGCGGAGGCCGATCCCCTCTACGACGAGGCGGTCGCCTTCGTGGTGCGCACGCGGCGCGCGTCGATCTCCTCGGTGCAGCGCCAGTTGCGCATCGGTTATAACCGCGCGGCGCGTCTCGTCGAACAGATGGAAACGGCGGGCCTCGTGTCCGCCATGGGCATCAACGGTAGCCGTGAAGTGCTGGCGCCTGGGCCGGCGGAGTGA
- a CDS encoding DUF3096 domain-containing protein gives MNVTLSLGPLVSLIAGILILVMPRLLNYIVALYLIIIGIIGIFGVGASHF, from the coding sequence ATGAACGTCACACTCAGTTTGGGCCCGCTGGTTTCGTTGATCGCCGGTATTCTGATTCTCGTCATGCCGCGCCTGTTGAACTACATCGTCGCGCTCTATCTGATCATCATCGGCATCATTGGGATCTTCGGCGTGGGGGCTTCGCACTTCTGA
- the phaZ gene encoding polyhydroxyalkanoate depolymerase — translation MLYQLHEFQRAMLSPLTAWAQAASKSFANPASPLAYVPGATRLSAGYELLYRLGKDYEKPEFNLHQIVKDGHNIPIIEQTIIEKPFCRLMRFKRFADDSDAVIQLKDEPVVLVCAPLSGHHATLLRDTVRTLLQDHKVYLTDWIDARMVPLEAGEFHLDDYVAYIQEFIRHIGAKNLHVISVCQPTVPVLAAISLLASRGEDTPRTMTMMGGPIDARKSPTSVNSLATQHSYEWFENNVIFTVPPNYPGVGRKVYPGFLQHTGFVAMNPERHAASHWDFYQSLLRGDEDDAEAHRRFYDEYNAVLDMDADYYLDTIRVVFQEFSLAEGTWDVSGERVKPQDITKTALFTIEGELDDISGDGQTYAAHELCTGIPEANKRHFTAEKCGHYGIFSGRRWRTIIYPQLRDFILEHNKVTKVAKERVEA, via the coding sequence ATGCTCTACCAACTGCACGAATTCCAGCGGGCTATGTTGAGCCCCCTCACCGCCTGGGCTCAGGCCGCGTCCAAATCCTTCGCGAATCCCGCCAGCCCCTTGGCCTATGTGCCGGGCGCCACGCGCCTCTCCGCCGGGTACGAATTACTCTACCGGCTGGGTAAAGATTACGAAAAACCCGAGTTCAATCTTCATCAGATTGTCAAAGACGGTCACAATATTCCGATCATCGAGCAGACGATCATCGAGAAGCCGTTTTGCCGCCTGATGCGCTTCAAGCGTTTCGCGGACGACAGCGACGCTGTTATCCAATTGAAAGATGAACCGGTCGTGCTGGTATGCGCACCGTTGTCAGGGCACCACGCCACGCTGCTGCGCGACACCGTGCGCACGTTGCTGCAAGACCACAAGGTTTACCTGACCGACTGGATCGACGCGCGCATGGTGCCGCTCGAGGCCGGCGAGTTTCATCTGGACGATTACGTCGCCTACATTCAGGAATTCATCCGCCACATCGGCGCGAAGAATCTGCATGTGATCTCGGTGTGTCAGCCGACCGTACCCGTGCTCGCCGCCATTTCGCTGCTGGCAAGCCGCGGCGAGGATACGCCGCGCACCATGACCATGATGGGTGGCCCGATCGACGCGCGCAAGAGCCCGACCTCGGTCAACTCGCTTGCCACGCAGCATTCGTATGAATGGTTCGAGAACAACGTGATCTTCACGGTCCCGCCGAATTATCCGGGCGTCGGCCGCAAGGTTTACCCGGGCTTTCTGCAGCACACCGGTTTTGTGGCAATGAATCCGGAACGTCACGCGGCGTCGCACTGGGACTTCTATCAAAGCCTGCTGCGCGGCGACGAAGACGACGCGGAAGCACACCGCCGCTTCTACGACGAGTACAACGCGGTGCTCGACATGGACGCGGACTACTATCTCGACACGATACGCGTGGTGTTCCAGGAGTTCAGCCTCGCCGAAGGCACGTGGGACGTCTCCGGCGAACGGGTGAAACCGCAGGACATCACGAAGACCGCGCTCTTCACGATTGAAGGCGAGCTCGACGATATTTCCGGCGACGGCCAGACCTATGCCGCGCACGAACTGTGTACGGGCATTCCGGAAGCAAACAAGCGTCACTTCACCGCGGAAAAGTGCGGCCACTACGGCATTTTCTCGGGACGCCGTTGGCGCACCATCATTTATCCGCAGTTGCGCGACTTCATCCTCGAGCACAACAAGGTGACGAAGGTCGCGAAGGAAAGAGTCGAAGCCTGA
- a CDS encoding META domain-containing protein has translation MLQSSSARRVARFTPYFTPHLRTAIAALSVAALLSACAIPKHPDSEAAAPDPFNPAAAQLLDDTSWVLSAWKQADGTARAIPSANQGAPITLTLSTSTGQRHASGFSGCNRYMGSYALKDGKLSFGTLGGTRMACMTPGGQIEGAYLNALTHIDRTGVQMRAPQQMQLVLDNGDTLTFDSSTK, from the coding sequence ATGCTCCAAAGCTCCTCCGCGCGACGTGTTGCGCGCTTTACCCCGTATTTCACCCCGCATCTGCGCACCGCCATCGCCGCGTTGAGCGTCGCCGCGCTGTTGAGCGCCTGCGCGATCCCGAAACATCCCGACTCGGAAGCCGCCGCGCCCGACCCCTTCAACCCCGCCGCCGCGCAATTGCTTGACGACACCAGCTGGGTGCTGAGCGCATGGAAACAGGCTGACGGCACCGCACGCGCGATTCCGTCCGCGAACCAGGGCGCGCCGATTACGCTCACGTTGTCCACCTCGACCGGTCAACGGCACGCCAGCGGCTTTTCCGGTTGCAACCGCTATATGGGCTCGTATGCGCTGAAAGACGGCAAGCTGAGCTTCGGCACGCTGGGCGGCACGCGCATGGCGTGCATGACGCCGGGCGGACAGATCGAGGGCGCGTATCTCAATGCGCTGACGCATATCGATCGCACCGGCGTGCAGATGCGCGCGCCGCAGCAGATGCAACTGGTGCTCGACAACGGCGACACGCTGACCTTCGACAGCAGCACGAAATGA